A region of Liolophura sinensis isolate JHLJ2023 chromosome 8, CUHK_Ljap_v2, whole genome shotgun sequence DNA encodes the following proteins:
- the LOC135472955 gene encoding guanylate cyclase soluble subunit beta-1-like — MYGFVNYALQLLVLRKFGEDAWEDIKREAGLEMEGRFLIRFVYDDAVSYDLVGAASKVLKLPAPAILEAFGSMFFDFCQESGYYNILQVLGSTVKDFLQNLDALHDHLSTIYPGMRAPSFRCTEREEDGATILHYYSEREGLENIVIGIVKTVARKLHNSEVDVELIKKKGEDCDHIQFVINEKNEQLLNAKAELDACEHSLSKEPKISPATFCRAFPFHFMFDRNLVVQQAGTSIIRVIPDIGKEDAKVGDLFDMMRPMMDFSFKNILSHINTVYVLRTKVGKLDTENHVIERDSIAQHDNSRMRLKGQMIYVSESDLMMFLCSPSVMNLDDLNRRGLFVSDIPLHDATRDLVLLSEQWEAEYKLTQKLEVLTEKLQQTYRELEDEKKKTDRLMYSILPPSVANELRHHRPVPAKKFECVTILFSGIVGFNQFCAKNSDARGAMKIVKLLNDIYTKFDVLMENPNLYKVETVGDKYMAVSGLPEPCDDHARCIANLALDMFDLSQDLYDPDGNAIMITFGIHSGEVVTGVIGKRMPRYCLFGNTVNLTSRTETTGEKGKVNVSEYAYKCLQEPQCYDPNFRFDYRGPVTMKGKREPMHCWFLSRVVWHLKDSPITSSV, encoded by the exons GAGAGAAGCCGGACTGGAAATGGAAGGGCGGTTCCTCATACGCTTTGTGTATGATGACGCTGTTTCCTACGATCTTGTTGGCGCCGCATCAAAAGTCTTAA AGCTTCCTGCTCCAGCGATTCTGGAAGCCTTCGGGTCAATGTTCTTCGACTTCTGCCAGGAATCCGGATACTACAACATTCTTCAGGTGCTTGGCTCCACTGTAAAAGACTTCCTCCAGAACCTTGATGCCTTacatgaccatttgtcaaccatATATCCGGGGATGCGCGCCCCCTCCTTCCGGTGCACAGAGCGAGAGGAAGATGGCGCCACGATATTACATTATTACTCGGAGCGGGAAGGACTGGAGAACATTGTGATTGGAATTGTGAAAACAGTAGCTCGTAAACTGCACAACAGTGAAGTGGACGTAGAACTCATTAAGAAGAAAGGAGAAGACTGCGATCATATTCAATTCgtcatcaatgaaaaaaatgaacagttgcTGAACGCTAAAGCTGAATTAGATGCATGTGAACACAGTTTGTCGAAAGAGCCTAAAATTAGCCCTGCCACATTCTGCCGAGCGTTTCCTTTTCACTTTATGTTTGATCGTAATTTAGTTGTGCAGCAGGCCGGCACGTCCATCATACGCGTTATTCCGGACATTGGCAAAGAAGATGCTAAAGTCGGTGATTTGTTTGACATGATGAGACCTATGATGGATTtctcttttaaaaatattctgtCTCATATTAACACTGTGTATGTTTTGAGAACGAAAGTTGGCAAACTTGATACGGAAAACCACGTTATAGAGAGAGACTCCATTGCACAACATGACAATTCGCGCATGCGCCTTAAAGGACAGATGATTTATGTGTCCGAGTCTGACctgatgatgtttttgtgcTCCCCAAGTGTTATGAACTTGGACGATTTGAACCGTAGAGGTTTGTTTGTTAGTGATATTCCTTTACACGACGCCACCAGAGACCTTGTACTCCTATCCGAACAATGGGAGGCGGAGTACAAGCTGACACAAAAACTTGAGGTCCTCACCGAAAAGCTGCAACAGACCTACCGAGAATTAGAAGATGAGAAGAAAAAGACGGACAG GTTGATGTACTCTATTTTACCACCGTCTGTGGCCAACGAATTGCGCCATCACCGACCGGTTCCTGCCAAAAAGTTCGAATGTGTTACCATACTCTTCAGCGGCATTGTCGGCTTTAATCAGTTCTGTGCCAAGAACTCCGACGCCAGAGGTGCGATGAAGATTGTGAAACTCCTCAATGATATATACACCAAGTTCGATGTCTTGATGGAAAATCCAAATTTATACAAA GTAGAGACGGTCGGAGATAAGTACATGGCTGTAAGTGGGCTGCCAGAGCCGTGCGATGACCACGCCAGGTGTATAGCTAACTTGGCCTTGGATATGTTCGATTTATCACAGGATCTTTATGACCCGGATGGGAATGCCATAATG ATAACATTTGGTATTCATTCTGGAGAAGTTGTTACCGGGGTAATTGGGAAAAGAATGCCACGTTACTGTCTGTTTGGAAACACGGTTAACCTAACGAGCCGAACAGAAACGACGGGAGAAAAGGGCAAAGTGAACGTCTCGGAATACGCCTATAA GTGCCTGCAAGAGCCCCAGTGTTACGACCCTAACTTCCGGTTTGATTACCGTGGTCCAGTGACAATGAAAGGAAAGAGAGAACCGATGCATTGCTGGTTTTTGTCCAGGGTTGTCTGGCATCTCAAGGACTCGCCAATCACATCCTCTGTTTGA